In Corynebacterium aquatimens, one genomic interval encodes:
- a CDS encoding universal stress protein codes for MSTGSTGTTSSTDYDTIVVGSDGSPSSFLAVERAASIAAAFDATLVIGCAYYDSEDEVAQSSAVRRDSVPVLGDETARKNLDAAAEHARSAGATKVETVVQSGTPVQALMAIVNEHNADLLVVGNRGINTLTGRLLGSVPADIARQSDCDVMIVHTVS; via the coding sequence ATGAGCACAGGCAGCACGGGTACCACGAGCAGCACCGACTACGACACCATCGTGGTCGGGTCCGACGGCTCGCCGTCATCCTTCCTTGCAGTTGAGCGGGCCGCAAGCATCGCCGCCGCATTCGATGCAACGCTGGTTATCGGCTGCGCCTACTACGACAGTGAGGACGAGGTCGCGCAATCCAGCGCCGTCCGCCGTGATTCCGTCCCGGTCCTCGGCGATGAGACCGCCCGCAAAAACCTCGACGCCGCCGCCGAACACGCCCGCTCCGCCGGCGCCACCAAAGTGGAAACCGTCGTGCAAAGCGGCACCCCAGTCCAAGCCCTCATGGCAATCGTGAACGAGCACAATGCCGACCTACTAGTAGTAGGCAACCGCGGGATCAACACACTGACTGGGAGACTACTCGGCTCCGTACCCGCCGACATCGCCCGCCAGTCCGACTGCGACGTCATGATCGTCCACACCGTGTCCTAG